From the Lolium rigidum isolate FL_2022 chromosome 2, APGP_CSIRO_Lrig_0.1, whole genome shotgun sequence genome, one window contains:
- the LOC124687691 gene encoding auxin response factor 8-like has protein sequence MITFADLTEPPPGAERSVDRQLWLACAGGMCTVPPLGSSVYYFPQGHAEHALGHAAGFDLSAARAPPLVPCRVAAVRYLADADTDEVFARIRLAPLRAPESGADIQDDAQEEKPASFAKTLTQSDANNGGGFSVPRYCAETIFPRLDYAADPPVQTVVARDVHGAAWKFRHIYRGTPRRHLLTTGWSAFVNQKKLVAGDSVVFLRGDGGELHVGIRRAKRGFCGAEEGWDRYAGPVRGNASPCGAARGRAKVRAEDVFEAARLAGSGQPFEVAYYPRASTPEFCVRAAAVRAAMRVQWCPGMRFKMAFETEDSSRISWFMGTVAGVQVADPVRWPQSPWRLLQVTWDEPDLLQNVKRVSPWLVELVSSMPAIHHLASSFSPPRKKPRVPAYPEFPFEGQLLHPAFPPNPATHGHRHHYHHHTQSYRPSFFPFPDGSIQGARHTQFGPSSLSDLRPTHLQPSLAYPGIRCPDRVSATPGISTDLTIGSSPGKLNAVASTLCVKPHGVKRLGLVLFGQTILTEQQMSSAGVTSPTATLNSSLDWNDEKAAGNASEGSASGVIQYSSPSDDTSMRWFRGHSHSSSELGLEAGQCKVFVESETVGRNLDLSAMTSFEELYGRLSQMFCIDGAELRSRVLYRGAAGEVKHAGDETFSEFVKAARRITILADAGS, from the exons atgatcacgTTCGCCGACCTCACGGAGCCGCCGCCGGGCGCCGAGCGGAGCGTCGACCGGCAGCTGTGGCTAGCGTGCGCGGGCGGCATGTGCACCGTGCCGCCGCTCGGCTCCAGCGTGTACTACTTCCCGCAGGGCCACGCCGAGCACGCGCTCGGCCACGCCGCCGGCTTCGACCTCTCCGCGGCGCGCGCCCCGCCGCTCGTGCCCTGCCGCGTCGCCGCCGTGCGCTACTTGGCCGACGCGGACACCGACGAGGTCTTCGCCAGGATCCGCCTCGCCCCTCTCCGCGCCCCGGAGTCCGGCGCCGACATCCAGGACGACGCGCAGGAGGAGAAGCCGGCGTCGTTCGCCAAGACGCTGACGCAGTCCGACGCCAACAACGGCGGCGGGTTCTCGGTGCCGAGGTACTGCGCCGAGACCATCTTCCCGCGGCTGGACTACGCCGCCGACCCGCCCGTGCAGACCGTCGTCGCCAGGGACGTGCACGGGGCCGCGTGGAAGTTCCGGCACATCTACCGCGGCACCCCGCGCCGGCACCTGCTCACCACGGGGTGGAGCGCGTTCGTGAACCAGAAGAAGCTCGTGGCCGGGGACTCCGTCGTCTTCCTCCGCGGCGACGGCGGGGAGCTCCACGTCGGCATCCGGCGTGCCAAGCGCGGCTTCTGCGGCGCCGAGGAGGGCTGGGACCGGTACGCGGGCCCCGTGCGAGGCAATGCGAGCCCGTGCGGGGCCGCCAGAGGCCGTGCCAAGGTGCGCGCCGAGGACGTGTTCGAGGCGGCGAGGCTGGCGGGCAGCGGGCAGCCGTTCGAGGTCGCGTACTACCCGCGCGCCAGCACGCCAGAGTTCTGCGTGCGCGCCGCGGCGGTGCGCGCGGCGATGCGGGTCCAGTGGTGCCCCGGGATGCGGTTCAAGATGGCGTTCGAGACGGAGGACTCGTCACGAATCAGCTGGTTCATGGGCACCGTCGCCGGCGTCCAGGTCGCCGACCCCGTCCGTTGGCCGCAGTCGCCGTGGAGGCTCCTTCAG GTGACCTGGGACGAGCCGGACCTCCTCCAGAACGTGAAGCGGGTGAGCCCGTGGCTGGTCGAGCTCGTCTCGAGCATGCCGGCCATCCACCACCTCGCCTCCTCCTTCTCGCCGCCGCGCAAGAAGCCGCGGGTTCCGGCCTACCCGGAGTTCCCCTTCGAGGGGCAGCTCCTGCACCCGGCGTTTCCCCCGAACCCAGCGACGCACGGCCACCGCCACCattaccaccaccacacccagagCTACCGTCCGTCCTTCTTCCCCTTCCCGGACGGTAGCATACAGGGAGCCAGGCATACGCAATTCGGTCCATCTTCTTTATCGGATCTCCGCCCCACCCACCTGCAGCCGAGCCTCGCGTACCCGGGGATCCGCTGCCCCGACCGTGTCAGCGCTACACCCGGAATCAGCACCGACCTGACCATCGGCAGCTCACCGGGGAAGCTAAACGCCGTCGCAAGCACCCTGTGCGTCAAGCCCCACGGCGTCAAGCGGCTGGGGCTAGTGCTCTTCGGCCAGACAATATTGACGGAGCAGCAAATGAGCTCGGCAGGAGTGACCTCCCCCACGGCCACCTTGAACAGCTCGCTCGACTGGAACGACGAGAAAGCCGCCGGCAACGCGTCGGAGGGCTCGGCCTCCGGCGTCATACAGTACAGCAGCCCCTCCGACGACACGTCGATGCGGTGGTTCAGGGGCCACAGCCACAGCAGCTCCGAGCTCGGCCTGGAGGCGGGACAATGCAAGGTGTTCGTCGAGTCGGAGACCGTTGGCCGGAACCTCGATCTCTCGGCGATGACCTCGTTCGAGGAGCTCTACGGCCGTTTGTCGCAGATGTTCTGCATCGACGGCGCGGAGCTCAGGAGCCGCGTGCTCTACCGTGGCGCCGCCGGCGAGGTGAAGCACGCCGGAGACGAGACTTTCAG CGAGTTCGTCAAGGCGGCACGGAGGATTACCATACTGGCAGATGCTGGGAGCTAG